The sequence TGCGCCGCCTGGGTTCGCTGCGCCTGGTGGGGCTGGCCACCAGCGTGGCCTGCGTGCTGTGCATTGCCCAGTACCTGATCGTGGGCGATGTGGCCAGTTTGCAGGCCGTGGCCCGCGAGGTGCTCTGGCTGTCGCTGCTCAACGCCTTTCTGTGTACGGCTGCGCCGGTGTTGATGGTGATGATGGCCATCGAACGCATAGGCCCGGGCCTGGCGGCGCAGGTTGGCATGATAGGTCCACTGTCCACTATTTTGATGGGGGTATGGCTGCTGGATGAAGGCTTCAGCCAGTGGATGCTGGCGGGGACGGTTCTGGTGATGGGGGGCATCTTGCTTTTCACCCGCAAGGCCCGCAGACAGCAAGGCTGAACGCAGGCCCTGACAATGGGGGAGAGCCAAGCAACAACAAGGAGATCTCTCATGGATTTGGGTATTGCCGGCAAATGGGCGCTGGTCTGCGGCGCCAGCAAGGGCCTGGGTTTTGGCTGTGCCAAGGCCTTGGTGGAAGACGGTGTGAATGTGGTCATCAATGCCCGCAGCGATGACCCGCTGCGGGAGGCTGCTACGCAATTGAGAGCGGCTGCAGTGAAATGGGCCAGCACCACAGGGAAAAAAGCCCCTGAAGTACTGGCCGTGGCCTGCGACATCACCACCGAAGCCGGCCGCGCTGCCGTGTTCAGCGTGCCTGGTGGTCCGGGCAAGGATTACGACATGGTGGTGACCAATGCCGGCGGCCCGCCTCCTGGCGACTTCCGCAACTGGGACCGCGATGCCTGGATCAAGGCGGTGGACGCCAATATGCTCACCCCCATCGAGCTGATCAAGGCCACGGTGGATGGCATGGCTGCACGCGGCTTTGGCCGCATCGTCAACATCACCTCCAGCGCGGTCAAAGCACCCATCGACATCCTGGGCCTGTCCAATGGCGCACGCAGTGGCCTGACCGGCTTTGTGGCCGGTGTGGCGCGTTCGGGCATTGCCGCCAAGGGCGTGACCATCAACAACCTGCTGCCCGGCAAGTTCGACACCGACCGCCTCAAGACCACGTTCGGCGCTGCGGCGACCAAGACTGGCAAGAGCGTGGACGAGGTGCGTGAGCTGCAAGCAGCCCAAGTGCCTGCCAAGCGCTTTGGTACACCCGAGGAATTCGGCGCCATCTGTGCCTTTCTGTGCAGCCAGCATGCGGGCTATATGACAGGGCAGAACATTCTGGCCGACGGCGGTTTGTACGCAGGTACTTTCTGAGATAGTTTGCGTGGGCTGACTGCAGGTGTCGGCCCACGATGCTGTAGGCGTATTGGCGAAGCCATTGGTCAGCTGACATCCTTCCAATGGTGCAGGGATGTGGACTCGCTACGCCGCACTCGTTACACCATGTAAAAAATGCGTTGGACATGCCCGCAAAGCTGCGGCGGTCGCGCATGTTTTGGTTGCGACCACGGATGCCAGCATGCCCGCTATCCCTCGTACTGCTGAATTGATGCACCTGCCCGCGCGCCGGGGCTGCGGCATGGCCGCTGCGGGACGCTGAGCATGGAGCGCCCGCGTTTCCAATCCTCTCCTTATGCCGCCAGGGTGGTATGGGCCAGCGCTATCGCACTGGTGCTGGTACTTGTGGTGGGCGTGTTCTGGCTGCTGCACGATATGCGCAGCAGTGCCCGCGCCGACAGTGAGAAGAGCCTGTCCAGCTTTGTTCAGCGGCAGCAGCAGGCGATGAACCGGCTCATAGGCAGCATCGACCTGCTACTGTTCAGCGTGGACGATATATTGCGCCTGTCAGACACTTCCGTTGCCAACCAGAACCTGGCCGATCTGCAAAACGTGCTGCAGATGACGGTCAAGCAAGACTCTCTCATCAGCTCTATCGTCATCGTCCAACTGGACGGCAAGGTCTTGGCGGCTGCCGATAGCCAAGGCAATTACCGGGTGGAGCATATTCCCCGCAGCTGGCTGCAGGGCATTGCCCAGGTACCGGGCAAAGAACGCATGCTGCGCATCAGCGCACCGGACGCAAGCTGGGCCCAGATGCGCGTGGTGCATATTGCACGCATGCTTCCCAGCTCGAAGGGTGTACCTGTTTTTGTGGTGGCCCAGGTGCCTTTGCCCAGCTGGATCAGCGTGCTGATGCAGGGCTCCACCCTCAGTGGTCTGGAGGTGACGCTCGAGCGCATGGATGGCAGCCGGGTGCTGAGCGTGCCCAGCGATACCGAAGACAGCGCACCGTATCGTGCGGCCGTGTTGACGGAGGTGCTGCCAGTGGGTGTGACGGACGCCCGCTCGCGCCTGGATGGGGCTCCCGTGCTGATGGAGGTGGTGCCGCTGAACTATGACGGGCTGCATCTGACGGCTGCCCTGCCGCTGGCTACGGTGCTCCAGCATTGGTATGCCACGCGCAATGCGGTGCTGGTGGGGGTGTTGGTGTTTTCGCTGCTGCTGTTGGGGGGCGCTGCATTGATGCAGGTCTACCTGCGGCGCATGCAGCAGGCTCAGCAGCAGGTGTTGGAGTCTGGCGCCACCTTGCACAGCGCCATGGACAGCATTGCCGTCGGCTTTTTGCAGCTGGATGTGCAGCACAAAGTGGTGCACTGGAATCCGCGCTACGAGGAAATGTTCCCTTGGCAGCGCGGCCATCTGCTGCATGGTTGTTTATGGAGCGATGTGCTGGGCCTGGTGTCTTCGGGGGCCGACACCCAGCTGCACAGCGAGCTGGTGCAGCTGCGTCGGCTGCAACAGGCCTGGGATGCCGGTGAAGCCACCGTGGCTGAACTGGCTACGGTGGGTGGCTTGATGCTGCAGCTGAGCCGACGCTTTACGCCGGATGGCGGCAGCGTCATCACCTGCGAAGACATCACCGAAATTCGGGCGGCCACGGCCGAGATTGAAAACCTGGCTTTCTACGACCCACTCACCGGCCTGCCCAACCGCCGCCTGCTGCTGGACCGCTTGCGCCAGGCCACCCACCTGGCGCTGCGTGCGGGGTGGTTGGGCGCCTTGATGTTCGTGGACCTGAACAAATTCAAGGTCCTCAACGACACCCAGGGCCATGAGGTGGGAGACATGCTGCTGCAGGAGGTGGCACAGCGCTTGCGCAATGCCATACGTGCTTCCGATACGGTCGCTCGCCTGGGGGGGGATGAGTTTGTGATCATGCTGTGCGATCTGCCGGCGGATGCGGAAGCCGCAGCCCGCTTGACCGAGCGCATTGCAGAGAAGATCGTGCACCGCCTGGGAGAGCCTTATCTGTTGGGCTCCTATGTGCATAGAGGCACGGCCAGCCTGGGGGTGACCCTTTTTGGGCAGGAGCCGGTGGAAGTGAGTGAGCTGCTCAAGCAAGCGGACATCGCCATGTACCAGGCCAAGTCCATGCAGGCAGTGGATGTGTGTTTTTTCGAGCCCCACATGCAGGAAGTCATCAACGCCCGCGCGCGCATGGAGGCCGATTTGCGCCAGGCGCTGGCCCTGGAGCAATTTTCCCTGCACTACCAGCTGCAGATTCTGGCGGACGGCAACATTGACGGGATCGAGGCCTTGATTCGCTGGGAGCATCCGGAGCGCGGCATGGTCCTGCCCAGTGCCTTCATTCCTGTGGCCGAAGACAGCGAGCTCATCGTGCGCATCGGCCAATGGGTGTTGCGTACGGCCTGTCAGCAGCTGGCGCGCTGGCAGAACCAGCCGCGCCTGGCCGGCGTGGTGGTGGCTGTGAATGTGAGTGCACGCCAGTTCCGGCAGCAGGACTTTGTACAGCAGGTGCAGCGGGCGCTCAAAGACAGTGGTGTGGCCCCGAGCCTGCTGCGGCTGGAGCTGACAGAGGCGCTGGTGATTGACGACATGGAAGACTCCATCGCCAAGATGAGCGCGCTGCGTGCGATGGGGGTGCGTTTTGCCATCGATGATTTCGGCACCGGCAAGTCCTCGTTGTTCTACCTGACGCGCCTGCCTTTGAGCCAGCTGAAGATCGACCAGTCCTTTGTGCGCCACCTGGGCGTAAGCCATACGGATGATGTGGTGGCGCAGACCATCATCGGCATGGCCCACAACCTGGGCCTGACGGTGATCGCTGAAGGCGTGGAGCAGCAAGACCAGATCGACAGCCTGCTGCGCTTTGGTTGTCAGCGGTTTCAGGGCCATTTTTTCTGCCTGCCGCTGCCTGCAACTGCGTTGCAGGGTTTTGTCGAAGAGATGCCGCCACTTTCGCAGGCCATGCAGGGCGGCAACGTGCTGTCCGGTCAGGGGCGGTTGACCTTGGTCGCCCCTGCGCAGACCGAGCATTCAGCGCCGGGAGGAGACGACGATGCCGCCCACGATGAGCGCGAAAGCCAGCAGGTGGTAGAGGTGGGGCAGCTCGGCCAGGACCAGTGTGGAGAGCATGGCGGTAAAGACCGGGATGAGGTTGGCGAAGAAACCCGCTACAGCCGGCCCAGCGTGTGAGACACCGACATTCCAGAAACGGTAGGCCAACACGGCCGGTCCCAGGGCGATGAACAGCAAGGCAGCGGCCAGTGGCAGGCTTTGTTGCAGGTGCTGCAGGCCCAGTGCCAGCTCACCCCCGGCAAACAGGGCCGACCAGCCCAGGCCGAACACCAGTTGCGCCATCAGAAAAGCAGCCCAGTCGTGGCGGATGGTGAGAGGCTCCTGGGTCTTGGCCAGCATCCAGCTGTAGAG comes from Comamonas sp. GB3 AK4-5 and encodes:
- a CDS encoding SDR family oxidoreductase, which translates into the protein MDLGIAGKWALVCGASKGLGFGCAKALVEDGVNVVINARSDDPLREAATQLRAAAVKWASTTGKKAPEVLAVACDITTEAGRAAVFSVPGGPGKDYDMVVTNAGGPPPGDFRNWDRDAWIKAVDANMLTPIELIKATVDGMAARGFGRIVNITSSAVKAPIDILGLSNGARSGLTGFVAGVARSGIAAKGVTINNLLPGKFDTDRLKTTFGAAATKTGKSVDEVRELQAAQVPAKRFGTPEEFGAICAFLCSQHAGYMTGQNILADGGLYAGTF